A section of the Pan paniscus chromosome 7, NHGRI_mPanPan1-v2.0_pri, whole genome shotgun sequence genome encodes:
- the LOC134730848 gene encoding uncharacterized protein LOC134730848, with amino-acid sequence MSILNAFSASAEPHWVKAMPVMFTTISPPPSPLLVHSDAQKRSVVRETIGVQPAWGGEEVQGLARAGLATGKGQRPPGPGQVRAAQARDRRGGGARERPAEGAREPGVARRRARAGTGAHLRAARTHRARAQTPQLRREAACSGSFFFPVQAEPPESWPGLPAAPKPLASPEAGMAGPGGRRTTSLPKRRGCGCCWRGKRTAPGLRGRGGRAAAGQGGDRHPDRWRRQRRMLMFQIERNCGSASHATLNLEGAPPVGMCSRKTVYSCTHTKLPWEKPNCAYGGG; translated from the exons ATGTCCATTCTCAATGCCTTCTCAGCCAGCGCTGAGCCCCACTGGGTGAAGGCAATGCCTGTCATGTTCACCACAATATCCCCTCCCCCATCACCACTCCTGGTCCACAGTGATGCTCAAAAAAGATCTGTTG TCAGGGAGACCATCGGGGTGCAACCTGCCTGGGGCGGTGAGGAGGTGCAGGGCCTGGCCAGAGCGGGCCTGGCGACGGGCAAAGGACAGAGACCTCCTGGGCCAGGACAGGTGAGAGCAGCGCAGGCCCGGGACCGGCGTGGCGGCGGTGCGCGTGAGCGGCCAGCAGAGGGCGCCAGAGAGCCAGGAGTGGCCCGCAGAAGAGCCCGCGCCGGCACTGGTGCCCATCTCCGCGCCGCGCGGACTCACCGAGCCCGCGCTCAGACGCCCCAGCTCCGCCGAGAGGCCGCTTGCTCCGGGTCCTTCTTCTTCCCAGTGCAGGCAGAGCCCCCGGAGTCATGGCCAGGCCTTCCGGCAGCTCCGAAGCCACTGGCAAGTCCCGAGGCAGGGATGGCcggcccaggagggaggaggacgACGTCCCTCCCGAAGAGAAGAGGCTGCGGCTGTTGCTGGAGGGGGAAGCGCACAGCCCCAGGACTGCGAGGACGGGGAGGACGCGCCGCGGCCGGGCAGGGAGGAGACCGGCACCCAGACAGGTGGCGACGGCAGAGGA GAATGTTGATGTTCCAAATAGAGAGGAATTGTGGCTCTGCCTCTCATGCAACCTTGAACCTAGAGGGAGCTCCTCCTGTGGGGATGTGTTCCAGGAAGACTGTCTATAGTTGCACCCACACTAAGCTCCCATGGGAGAAGCCCAACTGTGCCTATGGTGGTGGATAA